In Musa acuminata AAA Group cultivar baxijiao chromosome BXJ2-10, Cavendish_Baxijiao_AAA, whole genome shotgun sequence, a genomic segment contains:
- the LOC103969728 gene encoding phosphatidylinositol 4-kinase gamma 6: MSPNLDSPIKTQMAVSILSRTTSSDYHGSSQSEGKQGGRRRVFVQTETGCVLGIELDRGDNAHTVKRRLQIALNVPTEESSLTFGDLVLKNDLSAVRNDSPLLLTRNALHRSSSTPCLSPTGKDIQHRDRSSPIEILVCSSRCSRTRQLVKDVMNAIRNGVEPIPVHSGLGGAYYFRNVRGECVAIVKPTDEEPFAPNNPKGFTGKALGRPGLKRSVRVGETGFREVAAYLLDYDHFANVPPTVLVKVTHSVFHVNEGVNCNASGKAVDKKRSAVSKIASFQQFIPHDFDASDHGTSSFPVAAIHRIGILDIRIFNTDRHGGNLLVRKLEGVTGRVGAQTELVPIDHGLCLPESLEDPYFEWIHWPQASIPFSEDELKYIADLDPVKDSEMLRMELPMIREACLRVLILSTIFLKEAAAFGLCLAEIGEMMSREFRGMEEEPSELEVVCIEARQLIAERIVFSPVANPNDDDATLFDIDYEEADLAMPKSPASCAFGQRGRSSKNPLSRLEESLEEQEDDEHIESNVKSTCCPSACEWHPHFSKLSTSLKGIALAGKSQRCLVGAPSANFTCSKIKNSGGASRPQVGNSRSANEQLPANVNFVKLADMGEEEWLAFLEKFQELLPGAFRSRKCGAAGQRQKQRLGTSCQF, encoded by the coding sequence ATGTCTCCTAACTTGGACAGCCCCATTAAGACCCAGATGGCAGTTTCAATCTTAAGTCGCACCACCAGCAGTGACTACCATGGGAGTAGCCAAAGCGAAGGAAAACAAGGTGGGCGGAGACGTGTGTTTGTCCAAACTGAAACTGGCTGTGTACTGGGTATTGAACTGGATCGTGGAGATAATGCCCACACCGTGAAAAGAAGGTTGCAAATTGCTCTCAATGTGCCTACTGAGGAGAGCTCCCTCACCTTTGGTGATCTTGTGTTAAAAAATGATCTCAGTGCTGTCCGGAATGATTCCCCATTACTTCTTACCAGGAATGCCCTGCACAGAAGTTCCTCTACACCATGCCTCTCTCCCACTGGAAAGGACATTCAGCATAGGGATCGGAGCAGTCCAATTGAAATTTTAGTGTGCTCAAGCCGCTGCTCTCGCACCCGACAGCTGGTTAAGGATGTCATGAACGCTATTAGAAATGGTGTTGAACCTATACCAGTTCACAGTGGGCTTGGTGGTGCCTACTACTTCAGGAATGTCAGAGGCGAATGTGTTGCAATTGTGAAGCCTACAGATGAAGAACCATTTGCACCAAATAATCCTAAAGGTTTCACGGGGAAGGCCCTTGGGCGACCGGGCCTGAAAAGGTCTGTCCGAGTTGGCGAGACTGGATTCAGGGAAGTTGCTGCGTACCTCCTGGATTATGATCATTTTGCCAATGTCCCCCCAACAGTCCTTGTGAAGGTCACTCATTCAGTTTTTCATGTGAACGAAGGTGTTAATTGCAATGCTAGTGGGAAGGCTGTTGACAAGAAGCGTAGTGCTGTCAGCAAGATAGCATCCTTTCAGCAGTTTATTCCTCATGACTTTGATGCTAGTGATCATGGGACCTCCAGTTTTCCTGTTGCGGCAATACACAGGATTGGTATACTTGATATTAGAATTTTTAATACTGACAGGCACGGTGGAAACCTTTTGGTAAGGAAACTTGAAGGGGTGACTGGTAGAGTTGGGGCCCAGACGGAACTTGTTCCAATCGATCATGGTCTCTGCTTGCCAGAGAGTTTAGAGGATCCGTATTTTGAGTGGATCCACTGGCCACAGGCATCAATCCCTTTCTCTGAGGATGAGCTCAAGTATATTGCTGACCTTGATCCGGTCAAAGATTCTGAGATGCTTCGTATGGAGCTGCCCATGATCCGTGAAGCATGCCTTAGAGTTTTGATCCTGTCAACTATTTTTCTCAAGGAAGCTGCTGCATTTGGGCTTTGCCTTGCAGAGATTGGTGAGATGATGAGCAGGGAATTCAGAGGAATGGAAGAAGAGCCAAGTGAACTGGAAGTTGTGTGCATTGAGGCAAGACAGTTGATAGCAGAAAGAATAGTATTTTCTCCAGTAGCCAATCCAAATGATGATGATGCGACTCTGTTTGACATTGACTATGAAGAAGCTGATCTGGCAATGCCAAAATCACCAGCGTCTTGTGCTTTTGGACAAAGAGGCAGAAGCTCCAAAAACCCGCTGTCAAGATTGGAGGAGAGTTTGGAGGAGCAGGAAGATGATGAGCACATAGAAAGCAATGTGAAGAGCACTTGCTGCCCATCTGCCTGTGAATGGCATCCGCATTTTTCAAAGCTGTCCACATCTTTGAAGGGCATAGCTCTTGCTGGAAAGAGTCAGCGATGCCTGGTTGGTGCTCCGAGTGCTAATTTTACTTGTAGTAAAATTAAAAATAGTGGTGGTGCTAGTAGGCCTCAGGTTGGTAATAGTAGGAGTGCCAACGAACAGCTGCCTGCAAATGTGAACTTTGTGAAGCTGGCTGACATGGGGGAGGAGGAGTGGTTAGCATTCCTGGAGAAGTTCCAGGAGTTGCTCCCAGGTGCATTCC